A genomic segment from Manduca sexta isolate Smith_Timp_Sample1 chromosome 13, JHU_Msex_v1.0, whole genome shotgun sequence encodes:
- the LOC115443450 gene encoding 63 kDa chaperonin, mitochondrial-like, with product MLRIPTIIKSSAAHVKIHNLGSRRHYAKEVRFGPDVRSLMLQGVDVLADAVAVTMGPKGRNVILEQSFGTPKVTKDGVTVAKSIELKDKFQNIGAKLVQNVANKTNEEAGDGTTTATILARAIAKEGFENISKGANPIEIRRGVMLAVDTVKEKLKEISRPVSTTEEIEQVATISANGDKSIGKLIAEAMNKVGKNGVITVKEGKTLEDELEIIEGMKFERGYISPYFINSSKGPRVEYNNALILYSEKKIFTAQQIVPALEIANSQKKPLIIVAEDIEGEPLSMLVVNKLKIGLQVAAVKAPGFGDYRKNSLIDMATATGGVLFEDDANLIRLEDCQLDSLGNVEEVVITKDSTLLLKGKGHKDEIQQRIEEIREEIDSNTNEYERDRLLERLGRLQSGVAVLLVGGSSEVEVNEKKDRFNDALNATRAAVAEGIVPGGGAALLKCIPTLENLQPINSDQAIGINIVKKALRTPCLTIAYNAGYDGSVVVSKVESLGQDFGYDALNNEYVNMIERGIIDPTKVVKRALIDASGVASLLTTAEAVICDLPKTKETPPSPDLSALESY from the coding sequence ATGTTGCGTATTCCTACTATTATAAAGAGTAGCGCTGCACATgttaaaatacacaatttagGATCCCGTCGTCATTACGCTAAAGAAGTAAGGTTTGGTCCAGATGTACGATCATTAATGCTACAGGGTGTAGATGTTTTAGCTGATGCTGTAGCTGTTACAATGGGTCCCAAAGGACGCAATGTAATATTAGAACAGTCGTTTGGTACGCCAAAAGTAACCAAAGATGGCGTGACAGTTGCAAAAAGCATAGAGTTAAaagataaatttcaaaatattggaGCTAAATTGGTTCAAAATGTGGCAAATAAAACCAATGAAGAAGCCGGTGATGGAACGACAACTGCAACTATTTTGGCACGAGCAATAGCAAAGGAAGGATTTGAAAATATATCTAAGGGAGCCAATCCTATTGAAATAAGAAGGGGTGTAATGCTAGCAGTTGATACtgttaaagaaaaattaaaagaaatttcgAGGCCTGTCAGTACTACGGAAGAAATAGAACAAGTTGCTACGATATCTGCAAATGGCGATAAGTCAATAGGAAAACTAATAGCCGAGGCAATGAATAAGGTTGGAAAAAATGGAGTTATTACTGTAAAAGAAGGCAAAACTTTGGAAGATGAATTGGAAATTATAGAAGGGATGAAATTTGAGCGTGGTTACATCTCaccatatttcataaattcGTCGAAAGGCCCTAGAGTCGAATATAATAACGCTTTAATACTTTATTCGGAAAAGAAAATTTTTACTGCGCAACAAATAGTTCCTGCATTAGAAATAGCTAATTCTCAAAAGAAACCGCTAATTATTGTGGCAGAAGACATAGAGGGTGAACCACTTTCAATGTTAGTTGTAAACAAGTTAAAAATAGGTCTGCAAGTCGCAGCTGTTAAAGCCCCTGGTTTTGGAGATTACAGAAAAAACTCACTAATTGATATGGCTACAGCTACAGGTGGCGTATTGTTTGAAGACGACGCTAATTTAATCAGACTAGAAGATTGTCAGTTGGATAGTTTAGGAAATGTTGAAGAAGTTGTTATCACTAAAGACTCTACTTTATTGTTGAAAGGTAAAGGACACAAAGACGAAATACAACAACGTATTGAGGAAATTCGAGAGGAGATAGATTCTAATACTAATGAATATGAGAGAGATAGGTTGTTAGAACGATTAGGAAGATTACAGTCGGGGGTAGCTGTTTTACTAGTTGGTGGTTCTAGTGAGGTAgaagtaaatgaaaaaaaagacAGGTTCAACGATGCACTGAACGCTACAAGAGCTGCAGTAGCTGAAGGAATCGTACCTGGGGGTGGAGCAGCGTTACTAAAATGCATACCTACCCTTGAAAATTTACAGCCGATAAATTCCGATCAAGCTATTGGAATTAATATCGTTAAAAAAGCTTTGCGCACACCGTGCCTTACAATTGCGTACAACGCCGGATACGATGGGTCTGTAGTAGTATCAAAGGTTGAAAGTTTAGGTCAAGATTTTGGTTATGACGCTTTGAATAATGAATACGTTAATATGATAGAAAGAGGAATAATTGATCCCACAAAGGTGGTTAAAAGAGCTTTAATCGATGCAAGTGGTGTGGCTTCCCTTCTAACGACTGCTGAAGCAGTTATTTGTGATCTTCCGAAGACAAAAGAAACGCCTCCATCTCCTGATCTTTCTGCGTTAGAAtcttattga